The Carassius carassius chromosome 37, fCarCar2.1, whole genome shotgun sequence genomic sequence TCTCTTCATGAATACAGCATCCATTAACATCTTTTGTGACATGACCTTCTCTTATGTCAAATAGTCCCTGTGACATTCATTCTGAGTGTTCTGTCCGCGCCCCCGGGAGAGGTTCCTCCTAATGGGACCTCCGGGAGGAGTGGGGAGTAGTGGACCTGATAGTCGTAAAGGGCGTATATTAGTCTGTCTGAGTCGGCTCTCCAAATTTGCAGGTGGCCGCCCCAAATGCTTATGCTGTGGTTTTGGGAAATGAGGGGGGGTGGTAGTGGAAGGGTCGGGAAAATCAGATGAATGGGTTTCAGTATGATCATCAAAACTGTCACAGTCTTGAGGTGAAGGTCTTCTCCGTCTATGTAAACCAAGAGATGGTTCTCTTTGGCCCAAAAACTGTTGTGGTGAATCAAAGCTAGGTCCCCTTACTTGTGCATTATTTTTATGACCCCTGGCATAAAATGGGCCCATGATGCCTCTTCTTCGTCCTCTGAATTTTTGAAGCCCTCTTGGTTGACCCTCGATTTCAGTATACTGCTGTCCTTCAAACCGGCCATGCATTGCCCCATGTGCTGGGCTCTGAGAGTGTGTTGGAGCCTGTCTTGAAAAACCTGTGCGTATTAGGTCTTCTTCATCCTCTGCAAATGTTTGGTGGCAGACGGGGGTTTGTGGTTCACAAATATCTTGTGCATAACCACTCGGATTAGCGAGATGTGACATATGAGATTTACTGTTTGGGGTTGTGCGCGGGTCTCTGGCGTCAACCTGTCTCTCCGATGGCCCTTCAACATTAGGAATGTTCATTAGTTTAGTTGAATTCATTAGATGGGTTCTATCATGCATTACCTGACGTGAACCCCTGTGTCTACCCCTACCTCGCCTAAAAGAACAGTGTCTTGGAGACGGGTCTTTTGATCCAATGGGTCCAGCAGGTCCCGGACTCTCAAACATCTCTTCTGCAAATGGTCCACTGGGTTGAAGATCTTTAGTCGGGCCTTCGTACCTCACAAAACCTGAGGATTGTTCCCTAGGTCCAAAGTTAGTAGAACTACCAGAATTACCATCCCTAGGCGGATTAGCAAATTCAGGACTTCTCCGTTTCATTAAAGAAGGACGCTCTCTCAAAGGCTTCCACTTATCAAAAGTGGAAGGGTGAAAGTGCTCTCTAGGATTAGGAGTTCTGAAATTGCCCTTGTGCACAGGAGGAGGCCCAAATAGTGACTCTCTTTGCTGAAACTGGACTGATTCATCCTCATGAAAATTCTGCCCTTGTTTATAAGATGTGTATTTTTTGTGACATAATCCAGTGGTTTCAGGTTCTTCAAAGTCGCATTCATGTAACTGGTCAGGCCTGGGTTGCTGGCTTTGATGAACCGGATCTGTCGCTTTCCTTGGAAACCTTCTGGGCCTGTGGTTTGGATGTTTTTGGTGAACAAAACTGGCTGTGGAGAATTCTTCCTGTTTGTGAGATGTATAAGGAGGATTGTTGTTGTCTGCATCAAGCATAAACTTTCCTCTTTTATTTTGAGGCAGTTCTCTGGATAAGAATTGATCTGTGTCAGTTTGTGATACATTTCTATATTGTGAATGGAAAGATCTTTGAGGGTAATCTCCTGAATGTAATTTGTCTGTCTCATGACGTGAGTAATTTGTCCTTTGCATTGATGGCATGTTTCTCTTTTGGTCAATCTGGACAGGCTCAGAAAAAGTATCTGTTTgattatgtggtggattagtatCATGGTGAAAAGCGATTGTCTGAATTCCAGATGGCTGTAATGCTGGTGAGTCTCTGTCTAAAGGCAAGTCAGTAGCACCATGGGCAAGACAGGGTGTAGGAAGTAGTGCTGAGTCAGTTTGGTTCGGGGGCAAATTCTCCCTCTTCATTTCAGACAggactgaatgtgtgtgtttgttttcatatgACTTATTTAACAGAGGTTGTGAACAACCCTCCCCAGGATTTTGGAACGTCTGAAGTCCCTGGTTTTGATCAGCCTCGTGTTTTGTATTTGGAGGACCTCCTTTCTGAACTTCTGCCAAGCACTTGTCTTTGCAATTAGCAGCCTCCTCCTCTACTTTAACACTCTGTCCTGATGTGTATGCGGATTGAATGCTACCACTGTCTGCCACCTGGCCAGATTCATGTTGTGAAGATTTGATGTTTTGCTCCGACAGGTCAGTCTTGTGTGACTGGTCACTGTCATCCTGTGAAGATTTGTCTCTCCGGCTTGAGTGCGAGACGGGGGAATAATGAGACCTCCGACGATAGCGTGGGGGTGAAGAGGAGTCTCTGTGATGGCGATAATGCCTCTTCCTTGATGTTGTCACTCCTTTTTTGTCACAGTAACGTGTGCTGGAGAGATGCCCAGCAGAGTGTCTGCTTCTATGGTGTTTGTCTGAGTCGTCCTTTGAGGATCTAACTGTTCGTGAAGCTCTTGAAGATGCCCCGTCTTGGTGGTATGACCTGTGTTCATGCCACGACCTCCTCCTTGATGACCTGTATGTGCTCAGTGTGGACCTTCTACTGCcttgatttttgtgtgtgtactcTGACTGTGAGCATTTAGTGCTCTTTTGTTGTGCACTTTTAGTGTCTGGTGATCCTTCCTTGGGTTTTGCTTTATCTGAAACTAATTTCTCTTTCTTAGTGGTAAAAGATTTGTTCAGGACTACATTTGGGGCTTCCTCTGTGTTTAATAATTTCTCTGCACTTTCTGTATCTATAGCCTCACATTCAGCATCATCAACTGGCATATCCTGGCTTGTTTTTCGACACATCCGTGGATCCCTACTCTGATGAATTATTGGACAGTAGGGTATGTTTTCTATGCTTTCCTCTTCATCCCCATCAAACCGTGTTGGTGACATGAGAGCTTTAGAAACAGAGAAATGGGCCATGGAAACACCGATCGCTTCCTTCTGTAGGCGCAGAGTTTCTGTCTGTTCTTCTAACTGTCTTTTCTGTTCCTCTATCTGCCTGTTCAACTCTTCTAGAATCTTTTGCTGCTCAGTGAATGTTGTAACGGAGGTGTTTTCCTTGTAATGTGACATGTTATTTTCACATAAGGTGGACTTGTGAGGTATAGCATTACTTGTGAGGTAATTTTGCATCTCCTCAAACATCGTCTCGTCCTCTGGATCATAAGCTATATCACTGCTAACTATAGAGGACTCTTCGGTGTGTTTAGCCTCTGATGCTTTCTGTGTATTATTTCTGACAGTAACACCATTACCAGCTGTACTGTACTCCTCCTCAGGGTCATAAGgtctatcatcatcatcatcagccacTACTGATGGACCTTTAGGTTCCAAAACATCAGCTGGACTGAAAGAACCCATGGCCCCATTAGAACATGCTGGATCATACTCTTCAGGATCGTAAGGCCTGTCATCACCTAATATCAATGCATCATCATCTTTGCAAGTCTGTTGACAAATCTGAACACTATCTGTTAATGTGCTTATCTTACACTCTGTGACATCTGAGGGCTGTTTCTTTTGCCCAAATAATGTGTTAAGGATGGTCTGAAGTGGGGTGTTATTGGTGGAGTCTTTGGATGGGCCTGCATGAACAGATGGGCTGGGATTTGACACGCTGGGGAGAGAAGACGGGGCCCACAGAGAGCTGGCAGAGCATGATGGGTCTGGTAAACCAACTGAAGGTAAAGATCCAGCAGGATTTGAGTTGAGGAATATGCCAGCATCACAAGCCTTTATGCTATGTTGTCCGGGATCACATAGTGAGATGGGACTGCTGGTTCCCTTCCCATCTGAACACATCAAGGACCTAGGAGTCTTTTCGCCAACATCTTGTGGTAATCCCTCTGGACGCTTCGGCTTTTGACAGACTGCTAACCCCATTAGGAGATTAGGGTGATTCTGTTCAAGCCCTAAGAGAAGTCATGACATAAAACAGGTCAAAATCATGATAGTCTGTCTCTGATGTCAGAACCAGTCAGTGTAATCTGTGTGTGATGTACCTGGTCCATCAATGGGAAGAAGCACTGCAGGGATGGACTGTTTTTTACTCAGAGGAATGAGGTAAAGATCTTTGATGTGTTTACAAATATTAGAAACAACCCCGAATCTCCTACGACTGTTGAAATATGAAAACAGAGAGACATATGCAACCTCTTCCTCTTCAGATGATGGGTGGAAGCGGATTAATGACAGCTCCTGCATTCAAAGAAACAGtgcaaatagattttattaaggGCATTTACcttaataatgtgtttttaatattatatatctcAATTAATAATCAAACTTAAAGTCACGGTTTTACCTTTGCCTCTGATGTCTTTATCAAATCAACATATTCCCACACAGTTTGAGGTAATATCCTTCCTCCAATGTGTATGGTGTCTGGTAAGTCCTGAACAGAGAAAATGCACATATTTAACACCCACCGACCACATTCATatacagcaaatttgtagaaaataataaatacaattttaacttTCAATTAGTTAAAGCTTAAAAGGCTAACCTCTTTTAAAAAGTCAGGAGAGCCAGAAATCAAGTATCCCTTTGTGACGAATTTGGCCACAGTGGGCATGTTAAGAAAGCCTTTCCATAAAATATTCTGTTGGGATAAAAACTGTTTTGTCCCTTTATCACATTCTGCCAGCcttaaaagagagaaaaacaccatttaatcaataaaatatGCACCATACAAGAATCATCAATTCATTGTATTAGATATGGTCTAAAAAACTGTCTACATGCACCTTGTCGTTGAGCCATATGAAGTATCCAGAGAAGCTGGCGAAGGTTTCATGAGGATTGATTTGGGCATAGGAGCAGACAAAGGTGCGGACACACGTGTTGGAAGTGTCTCTGTCAGAGGCTCTGGTGTGTTCTTCACAGGGTGCGGATGCTGCTGTGGGACTGAGGCCGACTCAGGGCCAGC encodes the following:
- the si:ch73-181d5.4 gene encoding death-inducer obliterator 1, with amino-acid sequence MDEEGSSAATVTKSWGFRRSTIARREFRQAVGSVDSSPPVQRRRGRPPRGRGRGGRGRLPVLTPTGDRSSIENEAGETVPCEECISEGVPSDRAEDSDDLNLQEIRKRAVARKMQELKHDGDAAAKGPEDLDVGLRLLLESEDTLGGGEVCSSTATGPDGTSGAQDTTAGGRAQEELQEFSENSEEDTERKNPDAVCCTCQQGHSNRLMICCDSCRTWRHVDCVGVAETCAHLLQRNGGYVCPSCSNDQDAMRTNVPSEKNEIDLTHMVEIKQPVEDEMKEALPKCIGPGCSNDSLPESVYCGHQCIVRHAAAAMKSLSEPKLETKPAAPLADLPLKSEKRSFLAKLFKVKISKTPAQEECVSKQEKDEESPCCATVVEPVRSDTPSTPAPDYKHPVKEKVEVECSTSTPQSKPSDVTPDISSSEKVPAAPLIKKSTPGRAKKTMPGSPRLELLKGALGKSALSIPKKPCESKAPVESSKAAEVVTCGPWEMEPAAAPRASPLLMRQNIRRSLSTVLCRRFSQTDDLKISESEIEKMAVDMEKEMFNVCYTTDEDYNNKYQYLVLTLKDPQNKELCHQVLKGNMPSAKLIQLSQQEESAADPLLQTSMKKELCLFSEDVEEPATTLEKVISLDLDTVNRDIAAIKHFVCPQEEKSSLKLPQAKEIGAPDVISCMLKDTTGEHKRHLFDLNCRICTGQVSTDDDPENKKPKIPMTKDDTEEEKSSGVVHVIDEALDSPALDSDIIESPASPSGEDLNSQTPSADFSPVLIPSVPTVSISRRDPRTAQYRQAPPSSAGPESASVPQQHPHPVKNTPEPLTETLPTRVSAPLSAPMPKSILMKPSPASLDTSYGSTTRLAECDKGTKQFLSQQNILWKGFLNMPTVAKFVTKGYLISGSPDFLKEDLPDTIHIGGRILPQTVWEYVDLIKTSEAKELSLIRFHPSSEEEEVAYVSLFSYFNSRRRFGVVSNICKHIKDLYLIPLSKKQSIPAVLLPIDGPGLEQNHPNLLMGLAVCQKPKRPEGLPQDVGEKTPRSLMCSDGKGTSSPISLCDPGQHSIKACDAGIFLNSNPAGSLPSVGLPDPSCSASSLWAPSSLPSVSNPSPSVHAGPSKDSTNNTPLQTILNTLFGQKKQPSDVTECKISTLTDSVQICQQTCKDDDALILGDDRPYDPEEYDPACSNGAMGSFSPADVLEPKGPSVVADDDDDRPYDPEEEYSTAGNGVTVRNNTQKASEAKHTEESSIVSSDIAYDPEDETMFEEMQNYLTSNAIPHKSTLCENNMSHYKENTSVTTFTEQQKILEELNRQIEEQKRQLEEQTETLRLQKEAIGVSMAHFSVSKALMSPTRFDGDEEESIENIPYCPIIHQSRDPRMCRKTSQDMPVDDAECEAIDTESAEKLLNTEEAPNVVLNKSFTTKKEKLVSDKAKPKEGSPDTKSAQQKSTKCSQSEYTHKNQGSRRSTLSTYRSSRRRSWHEHRSYHQDGASSRASRTVRSSKDDSDKHHRSRHSAGHLSSTRYCDKKGVTTSRKRHYRHHRDSSSPPRYRRRSHYSPVSHSSRRDKSSQDDSDQSHKTDLSEQNIKSSQHESGQVADSGSIQSAYTSGQSVKVEEEAANCKDKCLAEVQKGGPPNTKHEADQNQGLQTFQNPGEGCSQPLLNKSYENKHTHSVLSEMKRENLPPNQTDSALLPTPCLAHGATDLPLDRDSPALQPSGIQTIAFHHDTNPPHNQTDTFSEPVQIDQKRNMPSMQRTNYSRHETDKLHSGDYPQRSFHSQYRNVSQTDTDQFLSRELPQNKRGKFMLDADNNNPPYTSHKQEEFSTASFVHQKHPNHRPRRFPRKATDPVHQSQQPRPDQLHECDFEEPETTGLCHKKYTSYKQGQNFHEDESVQFQQRESLFGPPPVHKGNFRTPNPREHFHPSTFDKWKPLRERPSLMKRRSPEFANPPRDGNSGSSTNFGPREQSSGFVRYEGPTKDLQPSGPFAEEMFESPGPAGPIGSKDPSPRHCSFRRGRGRHRGSRQVMHDRTHLMNSTKLMNIPNVEGPSERQVDARDPRTTPNSKSHMSHLANPSGYAQDICEPQTPVCHQTFAEDEEDLIRTGFSRQAPTHSQSPAHGAMHGRFEGQQYTEIEGQPRGLQKFRGRRRGIMGPFYARGHKNNAQVRGPSFDSPQQFLGQREPSLGLHRRRRPSPQDCDSFDDHTETHSSDFPDPSTTTPPHFPKPQHKHLGRPPANLESRLRQTNIRPLRLSGPLLPTPPGGPIRRNLSRGRGQNTQNECHRDYLT